Within Candidatus Polarisedimenticolia bacterium, the genomic segment TCTCCTCGAAGCGGTGATCCTGTCGATTGTGGGAGGAGCGCTCGGCGTGGTGCTCGGGATCGCCGCGTCGTACGCGGTCTCGTCTCTCGCGGGGTGGCCGGTCTCGGTCGGCGGCGTGTCGGTCGCGGCGGCGTTCGGCTTCTCGGCCGCCATCGGCATCTTCTTCGGCTTCTACCCCGCCCGCAAAGCGGCGGCCCTCGACCCCATCGAAGCGCTGCGCTACGAGTGATTCGCGTCCGGCGCGCGCCCGGCGCGGCGTCTTAGCGGTAGCCGAGATTCCCCGCCAGCCAGCGCTCCACTTCCGCGACCGGCATCGCCTTGCGCGCGGCGTAATCGGCCACCTGATCCCGACCGACCTTCCCCACCGAGAAGTAGCGCGCCTCGGGATGGGCGAAGTACCATCCGCTCACCGACGCGGCCGGGTCCATGGCGCACGATTCGGTGAGCACGATGCCGGCCGCGCCCCCCGGATCGAGAAGCTCCCAGAGCGTCCGCTTCTCGGAATGATCGGGGCAGGCCGGATAGCCCGGCGCGGGACGGATGCCGCGATATTTCTCCTTCAGCAGCTCCTCCTTTGACAGCCGCTCGTCGCGCCCGTATTGCCATTCCTGGCGCGCCTGCTCGTGCAGGCGCTCGGCGAAGGCCTCGGCGAGCCGGTCGGCGAGCGCCTTCGCCAGGATCGAGTGATAGTCGTCGTGGTCCCGCTCGAAGGTTTCGACCAGGGCCGGAAGGCCGACGCCCGCGGTGACGGCGAACGCCCCGAGATAGTCCGGCCGGCCTCCGTCTCGCGGGGCGACGAAATCGGACAGAGCGATCCGCGGCCGGGAGTCGCCGGTCTCCGCCTGCTGGCGCAGCATGTGGAGCCTCAGCGTCTCGCCCGCTCCTGACTCTTCCGGCCGAATCACCAGATCCTCGCCGTCGCTCCCGGCGGGAAAGAAGCCGTACACGCCGTGCGCCGCCAGGAGCTTTTCGCGAACGATCCGGTCAAGCAGAGCCCGGCCTGCTTCGAAGAGCTCGCGCGCCGCGGCTCCCCGTTCCGGATGGTCCAGAATCGCGGGATAGACGCCGCGCAGCTCCCAGACATGGAAGAAGGGGGACCAGTCGATGTAGGGGACCAGCTCTTCGAGCGGCTGATCCCGCACCACCCGGCGGCCGAGGAAAGCGGGCCGCGGCGGAGCGTAGGCGTCCCAGTCGAGCTGCAGCGCGCGCCGGCGGGCCTCGGGGAAGAGGAGGAGATCGCGCTCGGCCCCCTCCGACCAGCGCAGCCGGGCCGCCTCCTGCTCCTCGCGGATGCGCGCCGCGAACGCGGGGCGCGAGGTGTCGCTCACGAGCTGGCTCATCACCTCCACCGCCCGGGAGGCGTCGAGGACGTGCACCGTCGTCCCGCCGTAGACCGGGGCGATCTTCACCGCCGTGTGCTTGCGGCTGGTGGTGGCGCCGCCGATCAGCAGCGGCAGATGAAGGTTCCGGCGCTGCATCTCCGAGGCGACGTGGACCATCTCGTCCAGAGACGGAGTGATCAGGCCGCTCAAGCCGATCAGGTCGGCCTTCTCCTCGACCGCGGTCGTCAGGATACGATCGGCGCTGACCATCACTCCCAGATCGATGATGTCGTAGTTGTTACAGCCGAGGACGACGCCGACGATGTTCTTGCCGATGTCGTGAACGTCCCCCTTGACCGTCGCCAGGACGATGCGCGCGCGGGCCCGGGCCGCCGCCCCGGAGCTCTTCTTCTCCGCTTCCATGAGCGGCTCCAGGATCGCCACCGCCTTCTTCATGACGCGGGCGCTCTTGACGACCTGGGGGAGAAACATCTTCCCGGCTCCGAACAGATCGCCGACGACGTTCATGCCGGCCATCAGCGGTCCCTCGATGATGGCCAGCGGCGAGGGATAGGCCCGCAGCGCCTCGGCGATGTCTTCGTCGACGTGGTCGGCGACTCCCCGGACCATGGCGTGCTCCAGGCGCTTCTCGAGAGGCTCCCGGCGCCAGGCGTCGTCCTTGGCGCGGTCCACGGCCTTGGCGCGGAACCCGTCGGCGAACTCCACCAGCCTCTCGGTCGCGTCCGGCCGGCGGTTCAGGAGCACGTCCTCGACGCGCTCCTTGAGCTCGGCCGGGATGTCGTCGTAGACGGCGAGCTGGCCGGCGTTGACGATCCCCATGTCCATGCCGGCCTGGATGGCGTGGTAGAGGAAGGCGGCGTGCATGGCGTCGCGGATCGCGTCGTTGCCGCGGAAGGAGAAGGACAGGTTGCTCACGCCGCCGCTGACGCGGCAGTTCGGGAAGCGCCGCCTCAGCTCCCGCGTCGCCTCGAGGTAGGTGACGGCGTAGCTGTTGTGCTCTTCGATGCCGGTCCCCACGGCGAGGATGTTGGGATCGAAGATGATGTCGGCGGGGTCGAAGCCGGCTTCCTGGGTGAGGATGCGGTAGGCCCGCTCCAGGATCGAGACCCGCCGGTCGACGGTCGTCGCCTGGCCCTGCTCGTCGAAGGCCATGACCACGACGGCGGCGCCGTAACGGCGGATGAGGCGCGCCTGGCGCTTGAACTCCTCCTCTCCTTCCTTGAGGCTGATCGAGTTGACGATACCCTTCCCTTGAAGGCACTTCAGGCCCGCTTCCAGCACCGAGAACTTCGAGCTGTCCACGACGATCGGCAGGCGCGCGATCTCCGGCTCCGAGGCGATCAGGTTCAGGAAGGAGGTCATCGCCTTCTCCGAGTCGATCAGCCCCTCGTCCATGTTCACGTCGAGCAGGTTCGCGCCCCCCTGGACCTGCTGGCGCGCCACGGCCAGCGCCTCCTCCATCCGGTTCTCGCGGATCAGGCGGGCGAAGCGCCGCGACCCGGTGATGTTGGTGCGCTCGCCGATCATCGTGAAGTTGGAGTCGGGCCGGATCGTCAGCGGCTCGAGCCCGCTGAGCTGCGTCCGCTCCTCCGCCCGGGCCGGCCGGCGCGGCGGCAGGCCGCGCACCGCCTCCGCGATCGCCTCGATGTGCTCGGGGGTGGTGCCGCAGCAGCCGCCCGCGAGGTTCAGCCACCCTTCCTTGGCGTAGCCGGCCAGCAGCGTCGCCATCTCGCCGGGGCTCTGGCGATAGCGCCCCAGCTCGTCGGGAAGCCCCGCGTTGGGATAGCAATGGACCCAGATCGGGGCGAGCCGGGACATCTCCTCGAGGTGCGGCTCCATCTCCGCCGCGCCGAGGGCGCAGTTGAGACCGACGCCGAAAAGCTCGGCGTGGCGGATCGAGATCCAGGCCGCTTCCAGCGTCTGCCCCGACAGGGTCCGGCCGCTGCGGTCGGTGATCGTCAGCGAAGCGATCACCGGGACGCGCCGGCCGGTCTCGTCGAAGGCGCGCCGAATGGCGAACAAGGCGGCCTTGAGGTTCAGGGTGTCGAACGTCGTCTCGGGGAGGAGGAGGTCGACGCCGCCGGCGAGCAGGCCGAGGGCCTGCTCACGGTAGGCGCGCTCGAGGTCGTCGAAGCCGACCGCCCGGAACCCGGGGTCCTCGACGCGCGGCGAGAGCGACGCCGTCCGGCTGGTGGGCCCCATGGAGCCGGCGACAAAACGGGGGCGATCCGGCGTCCGGGCGGTAATCGCCGCCGCGGCGCGCCGCGCCGTTTCCGCCGCCGCCTGGTTGATCGCGAAGACGCTCGCTTCGAGCCCGTATTCCGAAAGCGACACGGCGGTCGCGTTGAAGGTGTTCGTCTCGATGATGTCGGCGCCCGCCTCCAGATAGCGCCGGTGGATCTTCTCGACGAGCGCCGGCTGGGTGATCGAGAGAAGGTCGTTGCACCCTTTCAGGTCGCGGGGGTGGTCCTTATAATGGCGCCCGCGGAAGGCCGCTTCGTCCAGGCCTTCCGCCTGGATCATCGTCCCCATGGCGCCGTCCAGGATCAACAGGCGCGTGGCGAGGAGGCGTTGCAGCTCGTCCAGCCGGCTCAAGAGATTCTCCGTAAGAGAGACTTCATTATCTTAGCCCGCGCGGCACGCGGCACGCCAACGGGACTCCGGCGGCCTGCCCCTTTCCCGCCGCCACGCGGCGACCGCCGAGCGAGGCCGCCCTGCATCCGGAGGCGCGCGGCCGCCCCTAAGACGCGGCTAACCCGAATTATTCACAAAGCTCCTACTGCGACCGCGGTTCTGGCCGCCCTGACGGGCGTCCTCGGGCCGCGGACCCTGCGACGTACCGTCAGTACGCCTCGGGTCCTCGCCCCTGCGGGCTCCCGTGATGGCAGCCATCTCCACGTTCTCGCTACGGACGTTCATGAATAACTCGGGCTAAGGAGCGCCTGCGCCGGATCCACCCCCGATGTCTGCGAGGAAGACTCCTTCCGCCGCGGGTACGAGCGGGGAAGCGACCCAGCCGCCGGCAGGGCTGAACCGCCGACCATCACGTACGGAACGGCCGGTCGAAGTGTTCGAATGGGCGGGACGTGCGTCCGGAGCTTGGCAGGTTGCCAAGAGCTCGCGAACCCCGGTCGAAAGATGTCAGTTGCCGGGCTCGTCTCCCGTGACCACGAACTTGCCCGCCTTGGTCCAACCGACGATTCCCGCCGGCATGATGTAGAGGTTGCGGTAGCCGAGATCGGCGGCCCTCCGGGCCGCGCGATGGCATTCCATTCAACGCTCGCTGTGGCAGTAGAAGACGAGGGTCGTGCTCTTGTCGGCGGGCAGGACTCCTTCTTTCATGTCCTTGCTCAGCAGGTGGACGGCGCCCGGAATGTGTCCTTCCCGGTACACGTCGTCGCTGTTGCCATCGTAGACTCGGACGCTGGGGTCGGTGATGAGCTTGCTGGTTTCCTCCACCGTAAGCCGCTTGAAAGGCTCGCTCTCGGCGCTCTTGCTTTCCTTGGTTGCGGCCGGCAGCCGGTGCACGAGCAGCAAGACGGCAGCCGCCAGGCCAAGACATCGGATGAGGGGTCTCGTCATGGGGATCCTCCTATGCGGGCGATGCGCTGCGAACCTCTTCACTGCTTCACGCTCTCCAGGAGCTTTTTCTCCGCGTCGCTGGGCGGCTCGAACCTTCCTCCCAGGTACTTCGCCAGGAACTCTTCGCTTGCGGCATTGAACGCCGTGCGGTTCTCGGGACGCGCGAAGCCGTGTCCTTCGTCCGGGAAGACGTAGTACACGACCGGCTTTCCGTTTTTGCGCATGGCGGCGACGATCTGATCACTTTCCGCTTTGTTCACTCTCGGATCGTTGGCGCCCTGACCGATGAGCAAGGGCATCTTGATGCGATCGGCCTGGAACAGCGGCGATTGCGTCCTGAGGAACTCCTCGTCCTCGCCCATGCGCTTGTGGAAGATCGCCACGAGGGTGGACCAGTAGGGGGGGATCGTCGCAAGCAGCGTGTTCAGATTCGATGGCCCCACGATGTCGACGCCGCAGGCGAAGGCGTCGGGAGAGAAGGCCGCGGCGGCGAGAGTGGCGTAGCCGCCGTAGCTGCCCCCCATGATGCAAACCTTGCCGGCGTCGGCGATTCCTTCCTTGACCGCCCACTCCTTGGCGTCGAGCAGGTCGGTATGCATGGCGCCGGCCCACTGGCGATCGCCGGCATTGAGGTACTCCTTTCCATAGCCGGTGGAGGAGCGGAAGTTCGGCTGCAGAACCGCGTAGCCGCGATTGGCCAGCCACTGGGCGTAGGGATCGTATCCCCACAAATCGCGGGCCCAGGGACCGCCGTGCGGGAAGATCACCATGGGCAGGTCTTTGGCTTCCACACCGGCGGGCGTGGTCAGGTAGCCGTAGAGGGTCATCCCGTCGCGCGCCTTGTACTGCATCGGCCGCACCTTGGCGAGCTTCTCCTTCTCCAGGGCCGGGCGGGCGCTGAAGAGCAGCGTGAGTTTCTTCGCAGGACGCTCGTAGAGATAGTAGTAGAGAGGCGCGTCATCCCCTTCCAGCGTCACGATCCAGCGGTCGTCGGAGAGATCGCGGCTCAGGTTGCTGATGTCGGCGGGGCGCGCCTTGCGGATCGCGTCCAAATCGGGCTGCAGGCTCTTGTCGAGCACCTGAAAATCGCGGCGCTCCCTCAGGAACACCACAGCTTGAAGCTTGTTGGTCTTGGGATGACTGACCACGAAGGAGACGTCGAACCGGGGGTCTTCGACCACGACCGTGCGCTTCCCCGTCGCTACGTCCACCGAGAGGAGGCGCGCGGCGTTGGCGTCCAGCGAAGTGATCACCAGCAGGCCTTTGTCGTCCGCCGTGAAGCCGACGAGCTTCCCCAGCGTCTCCTCCGGGCCCCACTTCATCAGCTCCCGCCAGGGGGATTTGACCGTGTCGCGCACCCGGATCACAGTGCCGCCCTCCGGAGTGGTCACCTGGGCGGCGCGGATCTGAAGAGCGTGATCCGCCTGCCAATCCAGGACATCCCCGGGGTTTTCCGTATCGAGGGCCAGCTCGCCGGTTCTCAGGCTCAGGCGGTGAACGTCGAACAGCTCCGCTTTGCGTTTGTTCAAGGTGATGAGCGCGGTGTCGGGCCGGCCGGGCTCCAGCGCCAGGAGCTCGCCCCGGGTCTTGTCGAAGGGCGTGAGGTCGCGGGTTTTCCGCGTGGCGACGTTGGCCTGGTTCACGTGCCAGTTCTCGTCGCCGTTCTGATCCTGCGTGTAGAGAACGTTCTTCGAATCGAACTCCCAATGCAGGTTGCGGATGCCGCGTTTGCGGTCCTGGGTGATCACCCGATCGTCGTTCTTCCCCAGAGTGCGCACCCAGATGTTGAGCACCCCGTGGTCAGGCGCGAGATAGGCGAGCATCCTGCCGTCCGGCGAGATCTCCGGGGAGGACCGCTCCGGATTGCCGAACAGGACGCTGCGGGGAATGAGCGGAGCCTGCGGTTGCGCCAGGGCGGCGGACGCCATGAGCAGCAGAAGCGCAAAGCACGGCAGACGGTGGAGGCGTTTCATCATGGTCTCCATGATTCTAGGGAAGAACGAGCTGGATCACCGGTGGCGGCGAGCTTCGCAGCGTCCCTGTTCTGATTCTGCGTGTCGTCAAGTATACGGCATGGACTCGGCTTTGGTTCATCATCAGGCTGAAGCGGCGGAACAGGTGGGCGGTTGGTGATGGACAAGCGTCGGGAGAAGACGTGCGCCTTCGCCCGGCGCCACGCCGATTACCAGGCTGTGGCAGATTGGGTTATCGCCGGCCCTTCGAAAGCTCAGTTGGACGGCCGCTGAGGGTTCCTACTCGTAGCGCAGCGCGATCATCGGGTCGACACGGCTGGCGCGGCGCGCCGGCAGGTAGCAGGCGGCGGCCGCCACGGAGAGCATCAGCGCCGCGATGCCCGCGAAGGTGACCGGATCGGTCGCGCTCACCTGGTAGAGCAGGCTTTCCATCCAGCGCGTCAGCGCCAGCGCCAGTCCCAGCCCGAGCGCCGTCCCGGCCGCCGCGAGACGCAGTCCCTGTCGGAGGACCAGCTGGAGGATTTGCGGCTGGCGCGCTCCCAGGGCCATCCGGATGCCGATCTCCTGGGTTCGCCGGGTGACGGCGTACGACATCACCCCGTAGATGCCGACGGCGGCGAGAACGACGGCGAGCGCCGCGAACGAGGCGAGCAGGAGCAGCGTCCACCGCCGCGGCGCGAGCGTGTCGGAAAGCACCCGCTCCATGGGCGCGATGGTCACGGCGAGGTCCGGGTCCGCCTCCCGGACCGCGGCGCGCAGGGCAGGGGCGGCGGCCGGGACGTCGCCGCGCAGGCGGGCCAGGATCGAAGCCCGGCCCGACGGCACCTGCGCGAAGGGAAAGTACATCGTGGGGGGCTCGTCGCGCTCCAGGGAAAAGGTGCGCACGTTGCCGACGACGCCGACGACCTCCCGCCAGACGGTCCGGCCGATTCGCTTGCCGAGGGGATTCTCGTTCGGCCAGTACTGGCGCGCCATCGACTCGTTGATCAGGATCACCAGGGGAGCCTGCGCCGTGTCGCGGGAATCGAAGCCGCGTCCGCGGAGCAGCTTCACCCCGGCCACCCGCAGGTAGTCGGGGGTGATCGAGCTGAACCAGGCCGAGGGGCGGTGGCCGGGCGCCGGCTCGGGGCGGCCTTCGATGCGGAAGCTGGTGTCGGTGTTGTCGCCGCCGAAGGGCAGGTTGCTGATCGCCGCCGCTCCCGCGATGCCCGGCACGGCGGCCATCCGCTCCAGCAGGCCCGCGAAGAAGGCCTCGACTTGCGGGTTCTCCGGATATTTCGCGTCGGGAAGGGACAGGCTCAGGGAGAGCAGGCCTTCGGGCTTCAGCCCCGCATCGGTGCTGAGCAGCGAATGGAAGCTCTTCAGGAGAAGACCGGCTCCGACCAGCAGCATCAAGGAGAGCGCGACTTCGGCGACCACCAGCGTGTTCCGAGCCCTCGAGCGTGTCTCACCCGCCGCCAGGCTCCCTTCGCGCATCGAGGCGGCGAGGGCCGGTCGCGAGGCCTGCAGCGCGGGCGCCAGGCCGAACACCAGGCTCGTGCCCAGCGACAGCAGGAGCGTGAAGCCCAGCACCCGGAGATCGGGCGCCACGTCGAAGTAGGCGCCGAGATCAGCCGGCAGGCCGCTTCGCAGGAGATCAACTCCCCACATCGACAGCGCCAGCCCGGCGATCCCGCCGAGGACACCGAGGACGAGGTTCTCCGTCAGCAACTGCCGGACGATCCGGCCGCGCGAGGCGCCGAGCGCCCTGCGGATCGCCATTTCGCGGTGGCGTCCCGTCGCCTTGGACAGGAGGAGGTTCGCGACGTTGGCGCAGGCGATCAGCAGCACGAACCCGACGGCGGCCAAGAGCACCAGGAGTGGACGGCGCGCCTCGCGGGCGAAGTTCTCCCGCAGAGGAACGATCCGCGCTCCGATCCCGGTGTTGGTGTCGGGATACTGATCCGCCAGGCGGCGGGCGACGACGCTCATCTCGCTCTGGGCGCGCTCCAGCGTCACGCCCGGCTTCAGGCGTCCGACGATGCGGATCACCGCGTTGCCGCGCCCGGTTCTCGCGGCCTGCATCGGCGACCAGAGCTCCGCTCCGGGGACCACCGGAAACCGGAATCCCGCCGGCATCACTCCGATCACGGTGCAGGGTATTCCGTTCAGCGTCAGGCCGGCGCCGAGGATCCCCGGGCTTCCTCCGAAGCGGCGCTGCCAGAGGCCGTGGCTGAGCAGCACGGCGCGCGCCGCGTCCGGCACGTCCTCGGCGGGGAGAAAGTCGCGGCCCAGAGCGGGTGCGACGCCGAGCGTCGCCAGCATGCCGCGGGTGACGACCGCCCCCGTCAGCCGCTCGGGCTCGCCTTCCCCCGTCAGGGTGGGGGTCCACTCGTTCAGGGCGGCCATCGATTCGAAGCTCTTGCCCTGATCGCGCCAGTCGTAGAACGTGGCGGGATTCGTCCATTCGCGCTCGGGGCCGCCGCGCTTCGACCAGTCGTCCCAGATCATGACCAGACGGTCGGGGTGGGGATAGGGAAGCGGGCGGAGCAGCACGCCGTTGAGGATGCTGAACAGGGCGGTGTTCGCGCCGATCCCCAGGGCGAGCGTGAGAACGATCATCAGCGCGAATCCCGGCGACTTCCCAAGAACGCGCAGCGCGTGGCGGAGGTCCTGGATCATGGTTTCCACGTTCGATCTCCCGCGAGAGTGCGCCTGAAGGGATGGGCCTGAATGAGCGGCCCTGCCGCTGCAGGATGCGTGCCGTCCGAAGCGCGCGCTAAAAGTCTCATTTCAGGAAGCTTGGGCAGGTCCGGCCGGGACGGCGCGGCGTCCGGGCGTCCGGGGATGGGACGCGGCATCCCGAGAGCGGACAATTCTCGCCCCCCACCGCCCGGAGGCGCCGGGCGGCTCGCCGGGTCAGGGCCGCGAGGAAAGCAGCCAAAGTTTTTTTGCCGCTTCGCGGAAAGGGCCATCAACCGCCGGTTCCCGGAGCCGCATGACACGCGCGCCGCGAAGCCGCTATGATCCGGCGCCGTCTCCTTTCGGGACCGCCCCCGAGCTCCGGAGGACCCATGCCACCCTTGCGCACCACCCGCCTGCTGTTGCTGAGTCTTTGGATCGCATCCCCCCTCCGTGCGGCCGAGCCACCGCTGGCGCGCGTCCCGGCGGGCTGGGCGACCCCTGCCGAGGGGAGCGCTTATCGGACGACGCCTCGTTACGAGGAGACGATGGCCTATCTTCGGCGGCTCTCCAAGGCGGCGCCGAAGGAATTGAGACTACAGACGTTCGGCAAGACGGGCGAGGGCCGAGACCTCGTGGCCGCGGTGGCCTCGAAGAACGGCGTGTTCGACCCGGAGAAGCTGCACGCCGCGGGCCGCCCCATCGTCATGATCCAGAACGCCATCCACGCCGGGGAGATGGACGGCAAAGACGCGTGCCTGGCGCTTCTCCGCGACATGCTCGTCACCCGCGAACGGGCCGCCCTGCTGGACAAGGCGGTGGTCGTGATCCTCCCGATCTACAACGCCGACGGCCACGAGCGGTTCGGCCCTTTCAACCGCATCAACCAGAACGGGCCGGAGGAGATGGGATGGCGGACCCAGTCGCAGAATCTCAACCTCAACCGCGACTACATGAAGGCGGACGCGCCGGAGACGCGGGCGTTCCTGAGGCTCTGGAACCGCTGGCGGCCCGATTTCTTCGTGGACGACCACGTCACCGACGGAGCGGACTACGCGTACGACGTCACCTACTACCTCGAGACCGGCCCCGAAAGCTGGGCCGCCGCCGCCGATTGGCAAAGGAGCGTCGTGGCGCCGGCGCTGGAGGAAGGCGTCACCCGGGCGGGGCACGCCATCTCCCCGTTCATCGCGTTGAAGGATGACGCCGATCCGAGCAAGGGGCTGACGAGCTGGCCCTCCACCCCCCGCTTCTCCACCGGCTACGCGGCGTTGCGGAACCGGCCCGCGCTGCTCGTCGAGATGCACATGCTCAAGGATTACCGGACGCGCGTCACGGGGAATTATGAAATCCTGCGGGCTCTTCTGGAGCTGCTGAACCGGGACGCGGAGAAGCTCGTGAGAATGAACCGCGCCGCGGACGAGGCGATGATCGCCGCCGGCCGCGCCGGCGCCTGGGAGCCTTTCCCGATTCGCGTGGAACCGGGGGAGGAGACGAAGAAGATGCCCTATCGGGGGGCGCGCTACCGCCGCAGCCTCAGCGAAGTTTCCGGCTCGATGCGAATCGAGTATCTGCCGGAGACCGAGGAGACGGAGATTCCCCGTCCCACCGTCCTCAAGGTCAGCCGCTCCGTCCGCCCGCCCGCCGCCTACCTCGTCCCGGCCCAATGGACGGCGGTCGTCGAGGTGCTCGAAGCCCACGGCTTGAGGCTGCGCCGGCTCGCCTCCCCCTGGACGGGCGAAGTCGAGACCTACCGCTGCGAGGGGATGAAGTGGCTGGATCATCCCTACGAGGGACGGCAGGTGCTCTTCGCGCCGCCGGAGAGCCGGACCGGGCAGGCGCAGGAGGGATGCTCCCCCGTGAAGGAGACTCTGTCCTTCCCGCCCGGGTCGGTCCTCGTCCCTTTGGACCAGCCCGCCGCCAAAGTGGCGATCCACTTCCTGGAGCCGGAGGCGCCCGATTCGGCGGTGTCCTGGGGGTTCTTCAACGCCGTCTTCGAGCAGAAAGAGTACGCCGAGGCGTACGTGATGGAGAAGCTGGCGCGCGAGATGCTGGAGAAAGACCCGGCGCTGAGGACGGCGTTCGAGGCGAAGCTGGCCGAGGACAAGGAATTCGCCGCAAGTCCCGAAGCCCGTCTCGCCTTCTTCTACCGCCGTTCTCCCTGGTGGGACCGGCGGTTCGGACTCTATCCGGTGGCCCGCCTGGAGAGCGTCGACCGCCTCCCGCTGGCGGCCGCGAAGTAGGACCTCAAGGAAAAGCGTCCGGCCGGGCGCCCTCCGCGATCATCTCGGAGAGCTCCCGATCGTATTCCGGCGCGAGACGGGACCAGGCGAAGCGCATCACGGCCCGGCGACCGCCGTCCGGATCCCCCTCCCAGAGATTGCCGGCGTCGAGGCGCCGCGCGAGAAGCTCGAGGGCCCCG encodes:
- a CDS encoding ABC transporter permease, which gives rise to MIQDLRHALRVLGKSPGFALMIVLTLALGIGANTALFSILNGVLLRPLPYPHPDRLVMIWDDWSKRGGPEREWTNPATFYDWRDQGKSFESMAALNEWTPTLTGEGEPERLTGAVVTRGMLATLGVAPALGRDFLPAEDVPDAARAVLLSHGLWQRRFGGSPGILGAGLTLNGIPCTVIGVMPAGFRFPVVPGAELWSPMQAARTGRGNAVIRIVGRLKPGVTLERAQSEMSVVARRLADQYPDTNTGIGARIVPLRENFAREARRPLLVLLAAVGFVLLIACANVANLLLSKATGRHREMAIRRALGASRGRIVRQLLTENLVLGVLGGIAGLALSMWGVDLLRSGLPADLGAYFDVAPDLRVLGFTLLLSLGTSLVFGLAPALQASRPALAASMREGSLAAGETRSRARNTLVVAEVALSLMLLVGAGLLLKSFHSLLSTDAGLKPEGLLSLSLSLPDAKYPENPQVEAFFAGLLERMAAVPGIAGAAAISNLPFGGDNTDTSFRIEGRPEPAPGHRPSAWFSSITPDYLRVAGVKLLRGRGFDSRDTAQAPLVILINESMARQYWPNENPLGKRIGRTVWREVVGVVGNVRTFSLERDEPPTMYFPFAQVPSGRASILARLRGDVPAAAPALRAAVREADPDLAVTIAPMERVLSDTLAPRRWTLLLLASFAALAVVLAAVGIYGVMSYAVTRRTQEIGIRMALGARQPQILQLVLRQGLRLAAAGTALGLGLALALTRWMESLLYQVSATDPVTFAGIAALMLSVAAAACYLPARRASRVDPMIALRYE
- the metH gene encoding methionine synthase, which translates into the protein MSRLDELQRLLATRLLILDGAMGTMIQAEGLDEAAFRGRHYKDHPRDLKGCNDLLSITQPALVEKIHRRYLEAGADIIETNTFNATAVSLSEYGLEASVFAINQAAAETARRAAAAITARTPDRPRFVAGSMGPTSRTASLSPRVEDPGFRAVGFDDLERAYREQALGLLAGGVDLLLPETTFDTLNLKAALFAIRRAFDETGRRVPVIASLTITDRSGRTLSGQTLEAAWISIRHAELFGVGLNCALGAAEMEPHLEEMSRLAPIWVHCYPNAGLPDELGRYRQSPGEMATLLAGYAKEGWLNLAGGCCGTTPEHIEAIAEAVRGLPPRRPARAEERTQLSGLEPLTIRPDSNFTMIGERTNITGSRRFARLIRENRMEEALAVARQQVQGGANLLDVNMDEGLIDSEKAMTSFLNLIASEPEIARLPIVVDSSKFSVLEAGLKCLQGKGIVNSISLKEGEEEFKRQARLIRRYGAAVVVMAFDEQGQATTVDRRVSILERAYRILTQEAGFDPADIIFDPNILAVGTGIEEHNSYAVTYLEATRELRRRFPNCRVSGGVSNLSFSFRGNDAIRDAMHAAFLYHAIQAGMDMGIVNAGQLAVYDDIPAELKERVEDVLLNRRPDATERLVEFADGFRAKAVDRAKDDAWRREPLEKRLEHAMVRGVADHVDEDIAEALRAYPSPLAIIEGPLMAGMNVVGDLFGAGKMFLPQVVKSARVMKKAVAILEPLMEAEKKSSGAAARARARIVLATVKGDVHDIGKNIVGVVLGCNNYDIIDLGVMVSADRILTTAVEEKADLIGLSGLITPSLDEMVHVASEMQRRNLHLPLLIGGATTSRKHTAVKIAPVYGGTTVHVLDASRAVEVMSQLVSDTSRPAFAARIREEQEAARLRWSEGAERDLLLFPEARRRALQLDWDAYAPPRPAFLGRRVVRDQPLEELVPYIDWSPFFHVWELRGVYPAILDHPERGAAARELFEAGRALLDRIVREKLLAAHGVYGFFPAGSDGEDLVIRPEESGAGETLRLHMLRQQAETGDSRPRIALSDFVAPRDGGRPDYLGAFAVTAGVGLPALVETFERDHDDYHSILAKALADRLAEAFAERLHEQARQEWQYGRDERLSKEELLKEKYRGIRPAPGYPACPDHSEKRTLWELLDPGGAAGIVLTESCAMDPAASVSGWYFAHPEARYFSVGKVGRDQVADYAARKAMPVAEVERWLAGNLGYR
- a CDS encoding S9 family peptidase, which codes for MMKRLHRLPCFALLLLMASAALAQPQAPLIPRSVLFGNPERSSPEISPDGRMLAYLAPDHGVLNIWVRTLGKNDDRVITQDRKRGIRNLHWEFDSKNVLYTQDQNGDENWHVNQANVATRKTRDLTPFDKTRGELLALEPGRPDTALITLNKRKAELFDVHRLSLRTGELALDTENPGDVLDWQADHALQIRAAQVTTPEGGTVIRVRDTVKSPWRELMKWGPEETLGKLVGFTADDKGLLVITSLDANAARLLSVDVATGKRTVVVEDPRFDVSFVVSHPKTNKLQAVVFLRERRDFQVLDKSLQPDLDAIRKARPADISNLSRDLSDDRWIVTLEGDDAPLYYYLYERPAKKLTLLFSARPALEKEKLAKVRPMQYKARDGMTLYGYLTTPAGVEAKDLPMVIFPHGGPWARDLWGYDPYAQWLANRGYAVLQPNFRSSTGYGKEYLNAGDRQWAGAMHTDLLDAKEWAVKEGIADAGKVCIMGGSYGGYATLAAAAFSPDAFACGVDIVGPSNLNTLLATIPPYWSTLVAIFHKRMGEDEEFLRTQSPLFQADRIKMPLLIGQGANDPRVNKAESDQIVAAMRKNGKPVVYYVFPDEGHGFARPENRTAFNAASEEFLAKYLGGRFEPPSDAEKKLLESVKQ
- a CDS encoding rhodanese-like domain-containing protein, with protein sequence MTRPLIRCLGLAAAVLLLVHRLPAATKESKSAESEPFKRLTVEETSKLITDPSVRVYDGNSDDVYREGHIPGAVHLLSKDMKEGVLPADKSTTLVFYCHSER
- a CDS encoding M14 family metallopeptidase; this encodes MPPLRTTRLLLLSLWIASPLRAAEPPLARVPAGWATPAEGSAYRTTPRYEETMAYLRRLSKAAPKELRLQTFGKTGEGRDLVAAVASKNGVFDPEKLHAAGRPIVMIQNAIHAGEMDGKDACLALLRDMLVTRERAALLDKAVVVILPIYNADGHERFGPFNRINQNGPEEMGWRTQSQNLNLNRDYMKADAPETRAFLRLWNRWRPDFFVDDHVTDGADYAYDVTYYLETGPESWAAAADWQRSVVAPALEEGVTRAGHAISPFIALKDDADPSKGLTSWPSTPRFSTGYAALRNRPALLVEMHMLKDYRTRVTGNYEILRALLELLNRDAEKLVRMNRAADEAMIAAGRAGAWEPFPIRVEPGEETKKMPYRGARYRRSLSEVSGSMRIEYLPETEETEIPRPTVLKVSRSVRPPAAYLVPAQWTAVVEVLEAHGLRLRRLASPWTGEVETYRCEGMKWLDHPYEGRQVLFAPPESRTGQAQEGCSPVKETLSFPPGSVLVPLDQPAAKVAIHFLEPEAPDSAVSWGFFNAVFEQKEYAEAYVMEKLAREMLEKDPALRTAFEAKLAEDKEFAASPEARLAFFYRRSPWWDRRFGLYPVARLESVDRLPLAAAK